Within Bacteroidota bacterium, the genomic segment ACCCGAAAAGTTGTGCAGGTCGAGCGTGCTCCGGGCCAGCTTCTTCTCGGGCCGCAGCGTGAAGAAGTCCTTGAAGATCCGCGCGTGGATGACGACGCCGGAGACGAGCAGCAGCAGCATCGCCATCGCGGCCAGGCCGACGATCCAGACGCCGATGCTCTTCCAGTTCAGGTGGAGCGAGTAGTGAAACGGGTAGATGAAGCCCGTGCCGGCGAGCGTCTCCGGGTCTGGGAGGACTGTGCCCGAGATGAGATCGACCCGGTGGTGGTGGAGCGTACCTTCGGCGCCGATCGCATAGAGGTTGACGACCGGCGCCCGGTTGGTAGGGAGGACGGCGCCCCAAGCCTGTGCGTCCGGGGTGAGGCGGCCGACGAGCGCGGCGAGGGCATCGAGGCTGTGGACGTCGGGGGCTTCGACGCGGGTGGCTGGCATCATCCAGGTGTCGATCTCCTTGTCGAAGACGGAGAGCGAGCCCATCCAGAAGACGGCGAAGAGGACGCTGCCGAGGACGAGGCCGGCCCAGGTGTGGGCCCAGAGCATCGAGAGCCGAAACGTCTCCTTCATTGGTTTACAGTCATCGGTCTGAGGACACCAGTCGGACGGTGGGCCGGGCTCAGGTGCCGGTACGGATCGCAGCTTCGACGACACGAGCAATCCCGATGGCCGCGAACGCGCCGCCGCCGAGGCCGAGCCACAGCCGCCAGAGGCGGCGCTCGGCAATGGCCCAAATCAGCACGATGAGGTAGAGCACGAAGGCGAGCATCATGGCAAGCACGACGGCCTCGCCGCGGGCCATGCCGAGCGCAGCAAGACTCCACGCGAGGAGTGTCGTGACAGACTCGACCACGAGATAGCCGCCGACGACGCCCAAAACCACGCGCTGTGCGACTTGCGCCGCTGGATGCTGAGCGCCCCCCCGAGCGCTCATCGAGCCGTCACGGAGTGAAGCTGAGGGGTCGGGCAAGCGCATACGACGAGGCGCGCCGTGCCAGGACCCGGAGGCAGAGCCACCCGGTCCCAGCACAGTGCGTTAGCGCGCGACGACGACGCGAGGAGCAGCCTCTGCCGTCTGAACTGTGGCGGTCGCCGCTGCCGGTTCCGGCCCCCAGAGTTGAGCGAGCCAGCGCACGTCGCCACCGGGCGTCTCAATGACCGTCGTGTAGCTCGTCAGGCCGTTCTGCCGGAGCACCTCGAAGTTGTCTTCATCCGTAATCGAATCGGGCGGGTAGGCGAAGAAGTACTCCGTGTTGCCAACCTTCCCAAGTGGCCCCCAAGCGGTGTATCCATCCAGAGCCGTGAAGGGTCTCGTGGCGCCCGTCTGCAGGTTCACGGCCGTTGCTA encodes:
- a CDS encoding iron uptake protein, encoding MVLGVVGGYLVVESVTTLLAWSLAALGMARGEAVVLAMMLAFVLYLIVLIWAIAERRLWRLWLGLGGGAFAAIGIARVVEAAIRTGT